The Rhodocytophaga rosea genome has a segment encoding these proteins:
- the rlmB gene encoding 23S rRNA (guanosine(2251)-2'-O)-methyltransferase RlmB, with product MENRDRRKTDFSNTKPRQHFTKPKPDPKEVVFGIRAVIETIKAGNEIDKLLIQRELGNSPLIAELLQVAQEHNVPISRVPSQKLDSITRKNHQGAICFISAIRYAALHNVLSSIFEKGEVPLLLILDRITDVRNFGAIARTAECAGVHAIVIPSRGAAQITSDAIKTSSGALNFLPVCREENLKDTLTYLQQSGVRVIACTEKAEHNLYTADFSVPSAILLGSEEDGISQDLIKKADQLASIPMSGNIASLNVSVAAGVVIYEAVRQRVNIR from the coding sequence ATGGAGAACAGGGATCGCAGAAAGACAGATTTCAGTAACACAAAACCAAGGCAGCATTTTACCAAACCTAAGCCAGATCCCAAAGAAGTAGTATTTGGTATCCGTGCGGTAATCGAAACCATTAAGGCTGGCAATGAAATAGATAAACTACTCATCCAGCGGGAATTGGGTAACTCTCCATTGATTGCTGAACTGTTACAGGTTGCGCAGGAACATAACGTGCCTATTTCCAGGGTACCTTCCCAGAAATTAGATAGTATCACCCGCAAGAATCATCAGGGAGCGATTTGTTTTATTTCGGCTATCCGGTATGCTGCCTTACACAATGTATTGAGCAGTATATTCGAAAAAGGCGAAGTTCCTTTGCTGCTCATTCTCGACCGCATTACTGATGTACGGAATTTTGGTGCCATTGCCCGTACCGCAGAATGTGCTGGCGTACATGCCATAGTTATTCCTTCCAGAGGTGCTGCCCAGATCACCAGCGATGCGATTAAAACGTCTTCCGGTGCCCTGAACTTTTTACCGGTTTGCCGGGAAGAAAACTTGAAGGATACCCTTACCTACCTTCAACAAAGCGGTGTCCGGGTGATCGCCTGTACAGAAAAAGCAGAACACAACTTATATACAGCCGATTTCTCTGTTCCCTCAGCCATTCTGCTGGGTTCAGAAGAAGACGGCATCTCACAGGATCTGATCAAAAAAGCAGACCAGCTGGCCAGTATTCCCATGAGTGGCAATATTGCTTCGCTGAATGTTTCAGTAGCTGCCGGGGTAGTTATTTATGAAGCCGTTAGGCAACGGGTGAATATTAGGTAA
- a CDS encoding nucleoside recognition domain-containing protein, with the protein MVLNYIWIFFFLIAFGIALFRLIFLNDTEIFPKLVASTFDNSKLGFEISLGLTGVMTLWLGLMRVGEKGGAIGFLTRLVNPFFSRLFPEIPKNHPVMGAILMNFSANMLGLDNAATPLGLKAMQGMQDLNPVKDTASNAQIMFLVLNTSGLTLIPLTIMTYRAQQGAVDPSDVFIPILLATFCSTLTGIIVVSIYQKINLFNRVLLTYLISIIAGLAALIYYFSIIPQERVSLISSVASNVILFTVIVSFIASAFFKKINVYDAFIEGAKEGFSVAINIIPYLVAILVGIGVFRVSGALNIVVDGLGAFFKFLGFNTDFVPALPVALMMPLSGGGARGMMVDILKTYGADSFAGRTASILNGATETTFYVLAVYFGSVGVRKTRYAVTCGLMADLAGVTAAILLSYLFFH; encoded by the coding sequence ATGGTACTCAACTACATCTGGATATTTTTCTTCCTGATTGCATTTGGCATTGCCCTTTTTCGTCTCATTTTCCTAAACGATACAGAAATATTTCCTAAGCTGGTAGCCAGTACCTTCGACAATTCAAAGCTGGGTTTCGAAATATCGCTGGGATTAACCGGGGTAATGACCTTATGGCTGGGTTTAATGCGGGTGGGTGAAAAGGGAGGAGCCATTGGGTTTCTAACCAGACTAGTAAATCCGTTTTTCAGCCGCTTATTTCCTGAAATTCCCAAAAATCATCCGGTAATGGGTGCCATTCTGATGAATTTTTCCGCCAATATGCTAGGTCTGGATAATGCGGCTACTCCGTTGGGACTAAAAGCCATGCAAGGCATGCAAGACCTGAATCCTGTAAAAGATACTGCTTCTAATGCCCAGATTATGTTTCTGGTACTGAATACTTCCGGGCTTACTCTCATTCCGCTTACCATTATGACCTATCGTGCCCAGCAAGGTGCTGTAGATCCCTCTGATGTGTTTATTCCTATTTTGCTGGCTACTTTTTGTTCTACCCTTACCGGAATTATTGTGGTTTCTATTTACCAGAAGATCAATCTTTTTAACCGGGTTTTATTAACGTACCTTATTTCTATTATCGCTGGTCTGGCAGCTTTGATCTATTATTTCTCTATTATCCCACAGGAACGGGTGAGCTTAATCTCATCAGTTGCCAGTAATGTAATTTTATTTACGGTGATCGTTTCCTTTATTGCTTCGGCCTTTTTTAAAAAAATAAATGTGTATGATGCTTTTATTGAGGGGGCGAAAGAAGGTTTTAGCGTAGCCATTAATATTATTCCTTATCTGGTAGCTATTCTGGTTGGAATTGGTGTATTCCGGGTATCAGGTGCGCTAAATATTGTAGTTGATGGCTTGGGTGCTTTTTTTAAATTCCTGGGATTCAATACAGATTTTGTTCCGGCTTTGCCTGTTGCCTTAATGATGCCCCTCAGTGGCGGAGGTGCCAGAGGGATGATGGTAGATATTCTCAAAACCTATGGAGCTGATTCATTTGCCGGACGAACCGCTTCAATTCTAAATGGAGCTACAGAAACTACCTTTTATGTGCTCGCTGTATACTTTGGTTCAGTAGGTGTAAGAAAAACCAGGTATGCCGTTACCTGTGGATTAATGGCTGACTTGGCTGGTGTTACGGCGGCAATCTTATTATCATATCTGTTCTTTCACTAA
- a CDS encoding 2OG-Fe(II) oxygenase gives MNSINPLYTEPAKIAQLASDFQNGVPYKHIVADNFLKEDIANQMYDNFPSIEKLAKHYKGLNENKSEGSNFSDFHPVFAQVRKDFMSPEFSKWMETVTGIKDVFITDDNLGTGLHQGTDGSFLDIHVDFNIHHIKNVHRRLNMLIYLNKNWKPEYGGAMEMWNADMSKLVKAVPCDFNRCLVFETSEISYHGYSKITLPPGVTRRSFYTYFYTKLPANASLKYHDTVFKAKPEDTAFKKVGTTVKESLKNTIKAQLKKMGIKF, from the coding sequence ATGAATTCCATAAATCCCCTATATACCGAACCTGCAAAAATAGCGCAACTAGCTTCTGATTTTCAGAACGGTGTACCTTACAAGCATATTGTTGCCGATAACTTCCTGAAAGAAGATATTGCCAACCAGATGTATGATAATTTTCCATCTATTGAAAAGCTGGCCAAACATTATAAAGGCTTGAACGAAAATAAGTCAGAAGGTTCAAATTTTTCTGACTTTCATCCGGTATTTGCGCAGGTACGAAAAGACTTTATGTCGCCTGAATTTTCCAAGTGGATGGAAACCGTAACAGGTATAAAAGATGTATTTATTACCGACGATAACCTGGGTACTGGTCTGCACCAGGGCACGGATGGCAGCTTTCTCGACATACATGTGGATTTTAATATTCACCATATCAAGAACGTACACCGCCGACTGAATATGCTTATTTACCTGAACAAAAACTGGAAGCCGGAATATGGTGGTGCCATGGAAATGTGGAATGCAGACATGAGTAAACTGGTAAAAGCAGTACCCTGCGATTTTAACCGCTGCCTGGTGTTCGAAACCAGTGAAATTTCTTACCATGGCTATTCTAAAATCACCTTGCCTCCCGGCGTAACCCGTAGATCATTTTATACCTATTTCTATACTAAGCTTCCAGCCAATGCTTCGCTGAAATACCATGATACCGTATTTAAAGCCAAGCCAGAAGATACTGCCTTTAAAAAAGTTGGCACTACCGTAAAGGAAAGCCTGAAAAACACAATTAAGGCGCAGCTCAAAAAAATGGGAATCAAATTTTAA
- a CDS encoding 2'-5' RNA ligase family protein: MPHITLARVKRNKTVSVDKNVFPAINHLKIAVKKFNLYESNLTPQGSVYTVLGEWYLKDSGHDC, from the coding sequence TTGCCACATATTACCCTCGCCAGAGTAAAGCGCAATAAAACAGTAAGTGTAGATAAAAATGTTTTTCCAGCTATCAATCATTTAAAAATCGCCGTGAAAAAATTCAATCTATATGAATCTAATCTTACGCCTCAGGGTTCGGTTTATACTGTTTTAGGCGAATGGTATCTGAAAGATTCCGGTCATGATTGTTAA
- a CDS encoding sterol desaturase family protein → MHLNYLALVVPGFLMMVGIEYLAAKKQNKAYFSYDDSILNISVGIAERLLNLFVVGIFYQVFDYIHRNYALLDIPENVYTWIILFMLVDLVWYWYHRFGHEVNLFWSAHIVHHQSEEFNFTVSARITVFQYFIRTGFWCVLPLVGFPASMLAIMLLIHGAYAFFLHTRMVGKLGILEHIIVTPSHHRVHHASNEQYLDKNYGDMLIIWDKLFGTYAEEKEEPVYGLTKPLESKSFLWQHFHFTMELFTAVKQTRGIWNKVKLLFSKPEHVPGHIRAALEKTFLQPKKQVKFTINLRGYVTTQLVISLAALFCVILFEHYLTIPFMIVSTLFILITLINCGAILEQRSYIFYLEFIRMILLSVASYVYLENLLVPAILGICVVYTTLYFTSMQKRYYRLVYGIANP, encoded by the coding sequence ATGCACCTTAACTATTTAGCTCTTGTTGTGCCTGGGTTTCTCATGATGGTAGGCATAGAATACCTGGCCGCTAAAAAACAGAACAAAGCCTATTTCTCCTATGACGATTCCATTCTGAACATTAGCGTAGGCATTGCCGAACGTCTGTTAAATTTATTTGTTGTAGGCATTTTCTACCAGGTTTTCGATTATATCCACCGGAACTATGCCTTACTCGATATTCCTGAAAATGTATACACCTGGATCATTCTCTTTATGCTCGTTGACCTCGTCTGGTACTGGTATCACCGCTTCGGGCATGAAGTAAACCTGTTCTGGAGCGCACACATTGTACACCATCAGAGCGAGGAATTTAACTTTACCGTTTCCGCCCGGATCACCGTGTTCCAGTATTTTATCCGCACTGGTTTCTGGTGTGTATTGCCGCTTGTTGGTTTTCCCGCATCGATGTTAGCCATTATGTTACTCATCCATGGCGCCTATGCTTTCTTCCTGCACACCAGGATGGTGGGTAAACTTGGCATTTTAGAACATATTATCGTTACACCCTCGCATCACCGGGTGCATCATGCCTCCAATGAGCAATACCTGGACAAAAACTATGGAGATATGCTCATCATCTGGGACAAACTTTTTGGGACGTATGCCGAAGAGAAAGAAGAGCCTGTATATGGCCTCACCAAGCCTTTGGAAAGCAAGAGTTTCTTGTGGCAGCATTTTCATTTTACGATGGAACTGTTTACAGCGGTAAAACAAACCAGAGGAATATGGAATAAAGTAAAGTTGCTTTTCAGTAAACCCGAACATGTACCTGGCCACATTAGAGCAGCACTGGAAAAAACCTTTTTACAGCCGAAAAAGCAGGTAAAATTCACCATCAATCTCAGGGGATATGTAACTACACAACTGGTAATTAGTCTGGCAGCATTGTTTTGCGTTATTCTCTTTGAACATTACCTGACTATTCCTTTTATGATTGTATCCACGTTGTTTATACTTATTACGCTTATTAATTGTGGGGCTATACTTGAACAGCGGTCTTATATTTTTTATCTCGAATTTATCCGGATGATTCTGCTTTCTGTGGCAAGTTATGTGTATCTGGAAAATCTATTAGTACCAGCTATACTAGGAATTTGCGTAGTGTATACCACCTTGTATTTTACATCTATGCAGAAAAGATATTATCGCCTGGTGTATGGGATTGCTAATCCATAG
- a CDS encoding NAD(P)/FAD-dependent oxidoreductase, which produces MSTISENKPLHTLHQAELATFAPEVKAGFQEKVKSVAIIPSLHTHIVVIGAGAFGGWTALQLLRQGLQVTLLDAWGAGNSRSSSGDETRVIRCMYGANQMYFDLTLRAISLWQDFEKQTSKKLLFKTGLLWFLYQPHDETIDAALPLLEKNGLSYEKMSVQEAENRYPAIHVADLNHVFLEKEAGYLKARESCQAVAEAFVQEGGIYTQLSALPGKIEGNKLKEIQLSDGNTLQADAYVFACGPWLGQLFPEVTGHILYSARQEVYYFGTPAAQSSLFENLPVWIDWNIQDTVYYGIPGSTHRGFKTAYDRKGGGELFDPTHGERIITKAELDRAKAFLAHRFPALKGAPLTESRVCQYPNSPDGNFLVDIHPQASNTWLIGGGSGHGFKMGPALGEMAAQIILGQQNLPTLFSLNRFGNFTVVH; this is translated from the coding sequence ATGTCAACAATCTCAGAGAATAAGCCTCTCCATACACTACATCAGGCTGAACTGGCTACTTTTGCTCCGGAAGTAAAAGCAGGTTTCCAGGAAAAAGTAAAATCTGTTGCCATTATTCCTTCTTTGCATACCCATATAGTTGTAATAGGTGCGGGTGCATTCGGCGGATGGACAGCTTTGCAACTGCTCAGGCAAGGCTTACAAGTTACCTTGCTCGATGCCTGGGGAGCAGGCAATTCACGGTCGAGTTCCGGCGACGAAACCAGGGTGATCCGCTGTATGTATGGAGCCAACCAGATGTATTTTGATCTTACTTTGCGGGCGATCAGTTTGTGGCAGGATTTTGAAAAGCAAACCAGCAAAAAGCTTTTATTCAAGACGGGCTTATTATGGTTCCTATATCAACCGCACGACGAAACCATTGATGCAGCCCTGCCTTTACTGGAAAAGAACGGGCTAAGTTATGAGAAAATGTCTGTGCAGGAAGCAGAAAACCGCTATCCTGCCATTCATGTGGCCGATCTGAACCATGTTTTCCTCGAAAAAGAAGCCGGGTATCTCAAGGCTAGGGAATCATGCCAGGCAGTTGCCGAAGCTTTTGTGCAGGAAGGAGGCATATATACACAACTTTCAGCCCTGCCAGGAAAAATAGAAGGAAACAAGTTGAAGGAGATACAGCTTTCTGATGGAAATACCTTGCAAGCCGATGCCTATGTATTTGCCTGTGGTCCCTGGCTGGGGCAATTATTCCCGGAAGTAACAGGCCATATCTTGTATTCAGCCCGTCAGGAGGTGTATTATTTCGGTACGCCGGCTGCACAATCATCTCTTTTCGAGAACCTGCCCGTATGGATTGACTGGAATATCCAGGATACGGTGTATTATGGAATTCCCGGAAGTACACACCGGGGATTTAAAACGGCTTATGACCGCAAAGGAGGTGGAGAACTGTTTGATCCTACGCATGGCGAACGTATCATTACCAAAGCAGAATTAGACAGGGCAAAGGCATTTTTAGCACACCGTTTTCCGGCTTTAAAAGGCGCACCACTTACCGAAAGCCGGGTGTGCCAGTATCCCAATTCACCGGATGGCAACTTCCTTGTGGATATACATCCGCAGGCAAGCAATACATGGCTGATAGGAGGCGGCTCAGGACATGGCTTTAAAATGGGACCTGCTCTGGGAGAAATGGCCGCACAGATCATTCTCGGCCAACAAAACCTGCCTACCTTATTCTCTCTCAACCGCTTCGGGAACTTTACGGTAGTTCACTAA
- a CDS encoding class I SAM-dependent methyltransferase: protein MAFSTTEITSNSIVSDNPVHQRLFFAYEQAARMISGDLLEIGCGVGRGLDVLADNCRQYTGIDKNEELLNNLRKVYPRLHFIGQNIPPLTGIADNSFDFVVTFQVIEHIENDDLFIKEIYRVLKPGGKLILTTPNIKLSLTRNPWHIREYTALGLQKLIHTYFTKLNRQGVHGNKKVMAYYEKNRKSVEKITRFDIFNLQYKLPRTWLQVPYDILNRMNRKSLMDKNDQLVNDINFDDYFLSPDVENCLDFFYIAQK, encoded by the coding sequence ATGGCTTTCAGTACCACAGAAATTACGTCTAATAGCATTGTTTCCGACAATCCGGTTCACCAGCGGTTGTTTTTTGCCTATGAGCAGGCGGCGCGCATGATCAGTGGCGATCTGCTGGAAATCGGGTGTGGGGTAGGAAGAGGGCTGGATGTACTGGCCGATAATTGCCGGCAGTATACAGGCATCGATAAAAATGAAGAATTGCTTAATAACCTGCGGAAAGTATATCCCCGTTTACATTTTATTGGCCAGAACATTCCTCCCCTCACTGGTATTGCTGATAATAGTTTTGATTTTGTAGTGACCTTTCAGGTGATTGAGCATATCGAAAACGACGATTTGTTCATTAAAGAAATTTACCGGGTATTAAAGCCTGGCGGAAAACTGATCCTGACCACTCCCAACATCAAACTTTCACTTACCCGTAATCCCTGGCATATCCGGGAATATACAGCACTCGGACTGCAAAAACTCATTCATACTTATTTCACTAAGTTGAACAGGCAAGGCGTGCATGGGAACAAAAAGGTGATGGCTTATTATGAGAAGAACAGGAAATCTGTAGAGAAGATCACCCGTTTTGATATTTTTAACCTGCAATACAAACTGCCCCGTACCTGGCTGCAAGTCCCTTACGATATTCTCAACCGCATGAACCGAAAATCGCTCATGGACAAAAACGACCAGCTGGTAAATGATATCAATTTCGACGATTATTTCCTGAGTCCGGATGTGGAAAATTGCCTGGACTTTTTTTATATCGCCCAGAAGTAA
- a CDS encoding GWxTD domain-containing protein has translation MKNIFVFAMLLLLGACARRSGERTSQQQDENFGNEAPLIFQSKVLDNDSTSRVYVTIEWRRIYDEQPVQRFIKEFSLGYIITPDYTSKEVIASRTLAVTEQTLQKTGPGSMAFHLDVVKLTLPNAVLTLHATDTRTGQRVTHMVALKPMSGKFHEKYAVFKSNSEFPGMKTYFYQQDTLQIKSLNGVRKQMTVYRYTHNFDPALSPMATAGKNVTKTLQVDTMFTLPTNALFVLAAPGLYFFREDTNAVNGIGMLIVDKRFPRMTRPDDLVKPLIYISTNNEIKELVSTQAPKRTLDTYWLRLAGNNESKARRTIRAYYRRVAQANQQFTTYKEGWKTDMGMVHIVFGKPDQITRTREKEVWTYTQNANFSEINFTFVKRPNQFVDDHYELMRYVEYEPIWYPTVEEWRTGIVER, from the coding sequence ATGAAAAACATATTTGTTTTTGCGATGCTTCTCCTACTTGGGGCCTGTGCCCGCAGGTCAGGCGAACGGACAAGCCAGCAACAAGATGAAAATTTTGGCAATGAAGCTCCTCTGATTTTTCAGAGTAAAGTACTCGATAATGATTCTACCTCCCGGGTTTATGTTACGATCGAATGGCGGCGCATATATGATGAACAGCCTGTTCAACGGTTTATTAAAGAGTTTAGTTTAGGGTATATCATTACTCCCGACTATACTAGTAAAGAGGTGATTGCCAGCCGGACCTTGGCTGTAACTGAACAAACCCTCCAAAAAACTGGTCCTGGCTCGATGGCCTTTCACTTAGATGTGGTAAAACTCACCTTGCCAAATGCTGTACTTACCTTGCATGCAACCGATACCCGTACCGGACAAAGAGTAACACACATGGTTGCATTAAAACCTATGTCTGGTAAGTTTCATGAAAAATATGCGGTGTTTAAAAGTAACAGCGAGTTTCCGGGTATGAAAACCTATTTCTATCAGCAGGATACCTTGCAGATTAAGAGCTTAAATGGCGTACGCAAACAGATGACCGTTTACCGCTATACGCATAACTTCGATCCGGCTTTATCTCCTATGGCTACAGCTGGCAAAAACGTTACTAAAACACTTCAGGTGGATACCATGTTTACACTGCCTACCAATGCACTGTTTGTATTAGCAGCGCCTGGTTTGTATTTCTTCCGTGAAGATACCAATGCGGTGAATGGCATTGGAATGTTGATTGTAGACAAACGTTTTCCCAGAATGACCAGGCCAGACGATCTGGTAAAGCCGCTTATTTATATCAGTACCAATAACGAGATCAAAGAGCTGGTATCTACGCAGGCGCCTAAACGAACACTCGACACTTACTGGCTGCGCTTAGCCGGAAATAATGAATCGAAAGCCCGACGTACCATCCGGGCGTATTATCGCAGAGTAGCCCAGGCAAATCAACAATTTACGACCTATAAAGAAGGCTGGAAAACAGACATGGGCATGGTGCACATTGTGTTTGGTAAGCCCGACCAGATTACCCGTACCCGTGAAAAAGAAGTATGGACCTATACGCAGAATGCTAACTTCTCAGAAATTAACTTTACTTTTGTGAAAAGGCCCAATCAGTTTGTGGATGACCATTATGAATTGATGCGCTATGTAGAATATGAACCGATCTGGTACCCGACTGTAGAAGAATGGAGGACAGGCATAGTTGAACGATAA
- a CDS encoding lytic transglycosylase domain-containing protein, with translation MTHFRAFIFLWCLSFVSVAVYAQDGTVSQKISTVPLPSELYFAGEKVPLNDVEVRERLERELIINCYRHSTTLIILKRVYRWREKMEAILVEQGIPTDFFYLAVIESELEPYADSGKAHGFWQFTDGSAKAQRLEISKYVDQRRDPILSTKAAARHIKSNYDEFKSWTLAAAAYNLGMPTLRRVRNYQEVNSYYDLYLTSETARYVFRILAMKLIIENPEKYGFYLKGEDKLKPMSTKAYKVDHTIDNIAKFALDQKINYKILKLYNPWIKFDSKDDYNYRFEVLPGKSYEFQLPVQ, from the coding sequence ATGACTCATTTTCGTGCCTTTATTTTTCTTTGGTGTTTAAGTTTTGTTTCGGTTGCTGTTTATGCCCAGGATGGGACTGTTTCTCAAAAAATTTCTACGGTTCCGCTTCCTTCAGAATTATACTTTGCCGGCGAAAAAGTGCCGTTAAATGATGTGGAAGTAAGAGAACGGCTGGAACGGGAACTCATCATCAATTGTTACAGACATTCTACTACGCTCATTATTCTCAAACGGGTATACCGCTGGCGGGAGAAAATGGAAGCCATTCTGGTAGAACAAGGAATTCCTACCGATTTTTTCTATCTGGCAGTAATTGAGAGTGAACTCGAACCCTATGCCGATTCAGGAAAAGCACATGGTTTCTGGCAGTTTACGGATGGTTCAGCGAAAGCCCAGCGTTTAGAAATTTCAAAATATGTAGACCAGCGGCGTGATCCAATCCTTTCTACCAAGGCTGCTGCCAGACATATTAAGAGCAATTACGATGAATTTAAAAGCTGGACACTCGCAGCAGCTGCCTATAATCTGGGAATGCCTACCTTGCGGAGGGTACGTAATTATCAGGAAGTGAATTCATACTACGATCTCTATCTGACTTCCGAAACAGCCCGCTATGTATTCCGGATTCTGGCTATGAAACTCATTATCGAAAATCCTGAGAAATATGGATTTTATTTAAAGGGAGAAGATAAGTTGAAGCCCATGTCCACAAAAGCGTACAAAGTTGACCATACTATTGATAACATTGCAAAGTTTGCTTTAGATCAGAAAATCAATTATAAAATACTAAAGTTGTATAATCCATGGATCAAGTTCGATTCAAAGGATGATTATAATTACCGTTTCGAAGTATTGCCCGGAAAATCCTACGAATTTCAGCTGCCTGTGCAGTAG
- a CDS encoding class I SAM-dependent methyltransferase: MKSQLKKLKHIWVLNFLRRTFNATRYYNKKYMEIIKWGIASNEDTNYTYDLTEGNMLYLAHIISFVVQKDNKTILAFINEAQNDTFLKDHIIREIQQSDLKKFADQQIRFGRRMGWYAMIRALKPRTVVETGVDKGLGSVIICAALLKNKEEGFEGRYYGTDINPKAGYLLTGKYRQVGEILYGDSIASLSTFKDTIDIFINDSDHSADYEYREYLTIKHLLTDDSIILGDNSHSTDKLAIFSTEEERNFLFFQESPLNHWYPGGGIGISFKTPKTSRQAQNKITPESNTDNTVSMQAASN; encoded by the coding sequence ATGAAATCACAATTGAAAAAGTTAAAACATATCTGGGTTCTTAATTTCCTGAGAAGAACTTTCAATGCCACCCGATACTACAACAAGAAATATATGGAAATTATCAAATGGGGCATAGCATCGAATGAAGACACTAATTATACATATGATCTGACAGAAGGTAACATGTTATACCTGGCTCATATTATTTCTTTTGTTGTTCAAAAAGATAATAAAACCATCCTGGCTTTCATCAATGAAGCACAGAATGACACCTTCTTAAAAGATCATATCATCAGGGAGATACAACAGTCAGATCTGAAGAAGTTTGCAGACCAGCAGATTCGCTTTGGCCGGCGAATGGGATGGTATGCTATGATCAGAGCTTTAAAACCCAGAACAGTGGTTGAGACCGGAGTTGATAAAGGATTAGGGTCTGTAATAATATGTGCTGCCTTACTCAAAAATAAAGAAGAAGGATTCGAAGGAAGGTATTATGGGACAGATATTAATCCAAAAGCAGGTTATTTACTAACAGGCAAATACCGGCAGGTGGGAGAAATCTTGTATGGAGATTCAATAGCGTCTTTATCAACCTTTAAAGATACTATTGATATATTTATTAATGACAGCGATCATTCTGCGGATTATGAGTACAGAGAATATCTCACCATAAAGCATTTATTAACCGATGACTCTATCATTTTAGGCGATAATTCTCATAGTACCGATAAACTTGCTATTTTCTCCACAGAAGAAGAAAGGAATTTTTTGTTTTTTCAGGAATCACCCCTTAATCATTGGTATCCTGGCGGCGGAATAGGTATATCATTTAAAACACCAAAAACCTCCCGGCAGGCACAAAATAAAATAACTCCTGAATCTAATACCGACAATACAGTATCCATGCAGGCAGCCAGTAATTGA
- a CDS encoding DUF6794 domain-containing protein, giving the protein MVKKTLTILLILPIMFSCSILFDSYKSEIDGVYIPKNLSQALSEADEFYSDSTKAEIIKMTEDEFIGRYHMGTGLWMRNNWALWKGSRLSRYFNRKGIKHPDDMSGIILTSYHRQLTGKEINLKEQISSYKEYWKEAQKINKLVQLPKKSKHPADSLEFGYSIGYNNGTTKSLLHLQTNSKTDSIWIYDYLYGWKKIGKKMESNLKSTNKFKPDSLLNVIFKE; this is encoded by the coding sequence ATGGTAAAAAAGACTTTAACTATACTGTTGATTTTGCCAATTATGTTTAGTTGTTCCATTCTATTTGACTCCTATAAATCAGAAATAGATGGAGTCTACATTCCAAAAAATTTATCTCAAGCACTTTCAGAAGCTGATGAGTTTTATTCTGACTCAACAAAAGCTGAAATTATTAAAATGACTGAAGATGAATTTATTGGACGATATCATATGGGAACTGGACTTTGGATGAGAAATAACTGGGCATTATGGAAAGGTTCGCGTTTAAGTCGATACTTCAATCGTAAAGGAATTAAACATCCAGATGATATGTCCGGAATAATACTAACCAGTTATCACCGTCAGTTGACCGGAAAAGAGATTAATTTAAAAGAACAAATTTCCAGTTATAAAGAGTACTGGAAAGAAGCACAAAAGATTAATAAACTTGTTCAGCTTCCGAAGAAATCAAAACATCCAGCAGACAGTTTAGAATTTGGATATTCAATAGGGTATAACAATGGAACTACCAAGTCTTTATTGCATCTTCAAACTAACTCGAAAACCGACTCAATTTGGATTTATGATTACTTATATGGCTGGAAAAAGATTGGCAAAAAAATGGAGTCTAACTTGAAAAGCACGAATAAATTTAAACCGGATTCCTTACTCAATGTCATTTTTAAGGAATGA
- a CDS encoding 2'-5' RNA ligase family protein, with translation MTEKRIFVGIPSPDELAQPLAACRNALHQPELAWVSTENLHITLLFMGNISCGEIDNIAGKLASLVTFPSFCLCFSEVQVIKRGGKSQYDLGSF, from the coding sequence ATGACAGAAAAGCGTATATTTGTAGGTATTCCTTCGCCAGATGAGTTAGCTCAACCACTGGCGGCTTGCCGTAATGCCTTACATCAACCTGAACTAGCCTGGGTGAGTACAGAAAATCTGCATATCACCTTACTGTTTATGGGTAATATATCATGTGGAGAAATAGATAATATTGCCGGAAAACTTGCGTCACTGGTTACCTTTCCAAGCTTCTGTTTGTGCTTTTCAGAAGTGCAGGTTATTAAGCGAGGGGGGAAAAGCCAATATGATCTGGGCAGCTTTTGA